The DNA region TAGAGtgagaggcagaggcagctCAATGACTGCTGCTGTGCCTCCCTCTCGGCgcaccaccccctccccccccccttcgcacGCCGTTGAAGTGCTTCTGCTGAGTCTCcagttttcttttcttttcttttctttttttccttttaCATCGTACAATGGGGGGCCCCCGAGTCCACAGTTCGGATGACATTTCTCTCCAATGAGGGACATCCCAGGACTTCCCATAGAACTCGCCCACGCCCGCACGGGGTCATCCCAGAAACGTCGGCCGAGCCCGTTCATGGGCAGCCCGGTCTCTTATGCACTCTGCCATGGTGCCCTATCCACTTGCAGGGCCGTTATCTTCATTAATCCCTGTTTTTTTATTTTCATTTTTCTCGTGTTCTGTAAATGCGGATGTCATTGGACGGTACACCATTGCATGGACGGGCAGTATCCGCACTCGAGTGGCgctgtactctgtacaggTATTTGTACGGAGCATAGAGTACTGGAAGGGGTGACGCCGGCACATTGACTGCGCTAAGCCAGGGGCCGGTTCCGATTTAGAAGCAGAACCTGCAATCGTCGATTTTTCTGATCCGAGGTGGATGCCTGGTTGGCTCGAGCCTTGGGCTCTCTTTTGGAGTCTGTCTTGTGTTGTCTTGGGGGCGTGTGGGATGGATCGACGTGGTTGTTTGAGCCGGAGCGTTCGCCGATTCCCCCAACATGTGTGTAACGGCCCAGGCGTGAACCGGCGAGTGCCCGCCCCTCCCCAAGACTATGATCCTTTTCGTTTCGGAGAGGGGGGCGGTCTTTATTTTACGATTCGAATAGGCCATCGACTTCCGACCGGGTTGTTTGACATTTGGGGTGGGAGAGATTGGATGGAAAAAGGACGGCGGGAAGACTACGGACGGGATGGTGATGTAAGAGGTACAGTAGtagaagaggagagggggggggagaggagaggacgaagaagcaCGAACTGGGACCAAGGAACCGCGAGGTAATTTACACTCGCTGCACCAAGTCCAGCCTCCTCGGGGTGGCGTGCGCTGCGCCGCCTGTTGGGAATAGGGGGGAGaggttcttcttctttttctcgtACTTGTTCTTCTCGTTCTGGACCTTTCATTCAACTCGTTTGCCCGACGTGCCGCAGTTCTGCATCTTCAACcctgactctctctctctctctcaagtCACTAAGCTttgcctgcctgtctgtcgAATTACAGAGTACaggctcttcttccttcgtATGGCTTGGTATTGACCGGACGAACCTCTTTCTTGAGTCTCAGAGCGACCAGGCCTGCCTCGGAGAGTTTacacacgcccccccccccccccctcctttttcttttcgactctcactctctctctctccaagTCTCTCTCcaagtctctctctcccctgGATACCTAACCTTACCTGCACGAGTCGAGGCCCGCggtccgcgtccgcgtctCCCCTAACATACCCTTTAACCTTGCCTGGCCTTGATTTGGAGCCTTTCCCTTCCTTACCTGAGCCTCCCACCCACCAACCCACCCGCCGCCTAATCGAATTCCCTTTACTCTTATTGTACCCTAAACAAGACTTTCCGactgtcgccgccgacgacgacaccacTCTCGCTTCCCTTTTGCATGTGCTTGCTGCGAATTGTCGTCGGATTTTCGCCTGTAGATTGAAGCTTGCTTGTccacatccccccccccttcctccccgtCCCGGCATCCCATCATCGTCTTATCTCGGGTGTCAACAGACCAGACGACAGGCAGAGCGCAAATAAAGACTTCACATATACACACTCGTTTTTTTATcatctctcccccttctcgtTCTGGTcggttttttttctctcaCAATGCCTTTCCTCGGCTTCCGATGGGTCGTCAACTTCGTGTTGCTGGCCGTCCCCATCGGCGTCACTCTCGGCGTCCTGATGGGACTTGACGCCGGCAGAAGCGCAAATGGCGAGAAGCCGCTCTTCACAGAGCCCGACAACCCCGGGACGATCCCCAAGAACAACGGCATCACGCCCATGGTTTCGTGCGACAAGGCAATGGGTCTTCACCCTCTGTCCAAGGGTCAGGAGTACACACGTAAGCCGCCTTCgcctcccttcctctctttcACTTCCTTCTCGTCGATATCTCCGTCTTGCTTTCTCCTCCGCCTCTCGATTTGCGCGAATGGGCGGCACGGACCGGGAAGACCACACGATGCAGGGCGGGCAAAGCCTTCTACCGCTgggcggcgggaggggggggggtgctcGCGCACGCCTGTCATCTGAACTTGTCGATGCGTGCGTCGTCTCTGACACGGGAAACCACGGGCTTCCGTGGTTTTTTTGTTTCTATTCGTGTGCTGTCAAGCTTTTGGCATTGGGAAGCCGGGAGCCCCCAAAGCAATCCCCTCCAATGTTTTTTCAATCGTTTTGAGTTTCTTGCTCCCTTTGCATGACGAAAGGCCCGTCTGGGCGCCGCAACCTTCTTGGGCCGCCGTCAATGTTTCTGTGCCTCTGCCGGCGCGGAATATTGAATTCAATTCTTGGCCTTTGCCTTTGCTTTCCCAGAAtacacctacctaccaaGCATGCTGACGACTTGTTGAATCTAGTGAACCCGAACCAGTGGGGTTGGACCGAAGGCACAGATGGCGCGCTTTGCATGAATGTACGTCAACTCTCGATACAACCCCCTTCCATCACCAGTCTATACTTCGCATCGCGGGGTTCCATTTGTGTGGCCGCCACGTCGGGAGCTGTGTCTCCCTCCTCAACCTCCCTATACATACATGATACATGGCCACATGTAGCCCGGCTTTCAGCCTCGAGCTTCCCCTCGCCCCCAAGACCACGCCCGATGGATACCCAGAGACACATGATGGCTAACCCGTaacctcgtcctcggtcaCAGGTCACCACGTTCAACAACCAGACCTACGCGACCGACTTCAGCGCGCCCGAGTTCTACGTCACATGGCGCTACCCCCGCGGCCCGGAGACGCAGCCCGTCCACGCGTTCCCCAAcatcaaggtcgacggcagcatcctccccgtctccctcgcctcgctgaccaacgtcgacgtcgacgtcgagtgGTTCTACTCGGTGGGCAACTACACCACCGGCGgcaccaccgcctcctcgaccgtcgccgccgagctggaagagaacgacaccaacaccaactGCGCCATCGACAtgttcctcgacgacgacaaggaaAAGTCAAAGGACAGCACCAAGGCCAAGTACGAGATCATGGTCTGGCTCGGCACCTTTGGCGCCGCGACGCAGCCCATCGGATAccaagccggcgccggcgtcatcacCACCGAGACCATCAACGGAACGACCTTGTAAGTGTTGTCCCTGTTCATGCCATTCCCCCGATCAGAGGGAGTTGATTGAttccctcctccaccatGGACTTgtttaaaaaaaaaaaaaacataAACCATACCCCAGACCCCCCCTGGCTGACATGGCTTTTCTTCGCAGCGAACTCTTCTTTGGCCAGAacagccagcagcagtacGTCCTCACctggatgtcgacggcgccggtcCCGCACTtcgtcggcgacctggccCCCCTCATCTCGAAGCTCACCACCATGAACCGCGCCAACTtcccgacgacggcgacctaCATGGGCTACATGGGTCTCGGCTCCGAAGCTCTCTCGGCCACCGACGTCGTCACCTTCCATGTGACGCAGCTGTCTATGGAGATCAAGGCGTCTTCTACGTCATCGTAGGAGTAACTACATTACAGACAGTTCAAAAACAAAAAATGAGAAAAAAAT from Colletotrichum higginsianum IMI 349063 chromosome 4, whole genome shotgun sequence includes:
- a CDS encoding Xyloglucan-specific endoglucanase — translated: MPFLGFRWVVNFVLLAVPIGVTLGVLMGLDAGRSANGEKPLFTEPDNPGTIPKNNGITPMVSCDKAMGLHPLSKGQEYTLNPNQWGWTEGTDGALCMNVTTFNNQTYATDFSAPEFYVTWRYPRGPETQPVHAFPNIKVDGSILPVSLASLTNVDVDVEWFYSVGNYTTGGTTASSTVAAELEENDTNTNCAIDMFLDDDKEKSKDSTKAKYEIMVWLGTFGAATQPIGYQAGAGVITTETINGTTFELFFGQNSQQQYVLTWMSTAPVPHFVGDLAPLISKLTTMNRANFPTTATYMGYMGLGSEALSATDVVTFHVTQLSMEIKASSTSS